A window from Oreochromis aureus strain Israel breed Guangdong linkage group 16, ZZ_aureus, whole genome shotgun sequence encodes these proteins:
- the gpr39 gene encoding G-protein coupled receptor 39 isoform X3 gives MNEEMQGGEEKDWHELEPKYGIKIFLTVLYSLILVTGIVGNSVTIRVTQVLKCKGYLQKNVTDHMVSLACSDILVLLIGMPVELYSAIWFPFTSASGNAFCKIYNFLFEACSYATILNVATLSFERYVATCYPFRFKTLGGKWTTGLITFAWLVSLLVALPLLITMGTQGHIPMARNTPVQNLTFCTNLREHWVMYRISIFFAFIVYMIVLVCVAFMCRAMILVLKKPMGFTEGSTSGNQRAIPNENPKVKSARKQTIVFLDPGKAPGSALSLSA, from the coding sequence ATGAATGAGGAAATgcagggaggagaggagaaggacTGGCATGAGCTTGAACCCAAATATGGGATCAAAATCTTCCTCACGGTCCTCTACAGCCTCATCCTGGTGACGGGCATTGTAGGTAATTCAGTCACTATCCGAGTGACCCAGGTGCTAAAGTGTAAGGGCTACCTTCAGAAGAACGTCACTGACCACATGGTGAGCCTGGCTTGCTCTGACATCTTGGTGCTTCTCATTGGCATGCCGGTGGAGCTCTACAGCGCTATCTGGTTCCCCTTCACGTCGGCGTCAGGCAACGCCTTCTGCAAGATCTACAACTTCCTGTTTGAGGCTTGCAGCTACGCCACCATCCTCAACGTGGCCACGCTCAGCTTTGAGCGCTACGTCGCCACCTGCTACCCTTTTCGCTTTAAAACCTTGGGTGGGAAATGGACCACCGGCCTAATCACCTTTGCCTGGCTCGTGTCCCTGCTTGTGGCCCTGCCACTGCTAATCACCATGGGGACGCAGGGGCACATCCCAATGGCGCGCAACACCCCAGTCCAGAACCTGACCTTCTGCACCAACCTGAGGGAGCACTGGGTGATGTACAGGATCAGCATCTTCTTTGCTTTCATCGTGTACATGATCGTGCTGGTCTGCGTGGCCTTCATGTGCCGGGCTATGATCCTGGTCCTGAAGAAGCCTATGGGATTCACTGAAGGAAGCACCAGTGGAAATCAAAGAGCAATCCCTAATGAAAATCCAAAGGTCAAGTCAGCCAGGAAGCAGACCATAGTTTTTCTTG
- the gpr39 gene encoding G-protein coupled receptor 39 isoform X2, with amino-acid sequence MNEEMQGGEEKDWHELEPKYGIKIFLTVLYSLILVTGIVGNSVTIRVTQVLKCKGYLQKNVTDHMVSLACSDILVLLIGMPVELYSAIWFPFTSASGNAFCKIYNFLFEACSYATILNVATLSFERYVATCYPFRFKTLGGKWTTGLITFAWLVSLLVALPLLITMGTQGHIPMARNTPVQNLTFCTNLREHWVMYRISIFFAFIVYMIVLVCVAFMCRAMILVLKKPMGFTEGSTSGNQRAIPNENPKVKSARKQTIVFLACCVTCHHHMLRPRCLQSHLWSYLPDS; translated from the coding sequence ATGAATGAGGAAATgcagggaggagaggagaaggacTGGCATGAGCTTGAACCCAAATATGGGATCAAAATCTTCCTCACGGTCCTCTACAGCCTCATCCTGGTGACGGGCATTGTAGGTAATTCAGTCACTATCCGAGTGACCCAGGTGCTAAAGTGTAAGGGCTACCTTCAGAAGAACGTCACTGACCACATGGTGAGCCTGGCTTGCTCTGACATCTTGGTGCTTCTCATTGGCATGCCGGTGGAGCTCTACAGCGCTATCTGGTTCCCCTTCACGTCGGCGTCAGGCAACGCCTTCTGCAAGATCTACAACTTCCTGTTTGAGGCTTGCAGCTACGCCACCATCCTCAACGTGGCCACGCTCAGCTTTGAGCGCTACGTCGCCACCTGCTACCCTTTTCGCTTTAAAACCTTGGGTGGGAAATGGACCACCGGCCTAATCACCTTTGCCTGGCTCGTGTCCCTGCTTGTGGCCCTGCCACTGCTAATCACCATGGGGACGCAGGGGCACATCCCAATGGCGCGCAACACCCCAGTCCAGAACCTGACCTTCTGCACCAACCTGAGGGAGCACTGGGTGATGTACAGGATCAGCATCTTCTTTGCTTTCATCGTGTACATGATCGTGCTGGTCTGCGTGGCCTTCATGTGCCGGGCTATGATCCTGGTCCTGAAGAAGCCTATGGGATTCACTGAAGGAAGCACCAGTGGAAATCAAAGAGCAATCCCTAATGAAAATCCAAAGGTCAAGTCAGCCAGGAAGCAGACCATAGTTTTTCTTG